The following DNA comes from Anaerostipes rhamnosivorans.
TCCTGGGAGCCAACATCGGAACCACAGTAACCTCCCAGCTGGTTGCCTTTAACTTATCAGATGCCGCACCTATTTTTTTGATGTCCGGAGTGGTCATGGTCATGTTCGTCCAAAACCCCAGAATCAAGAAAGCCGGAGAGGTAGTCTTGGGCTTCGGTGTTTTATTCACCGGCCTTACGACCATGTCCTCCACCATGTCCTTCTTAAAAGACTCCCCGGCTGTCATGAACGCTCTCGCCGGATTGGACAACCATTTTGCCGCCGTGCTCATCGGCTTTGTGATCACTGCGATCCTGCAGAGTTCCTCCGTGACCGTCAGCATTGTACTCCTGATGGCCTCCCAGGGTCTTCTGGATCTGCCGATCTGCTTCTTTATCATCCTCGGCTGTAACATGGGCTCCTGTGTATCAGCTCTCTTGGCCAGCTTAAGCGGTAAGAAAAATGCAAAACGGGCCGCAGTGATCCATTTTTTATTTAACATATTCGGAAGCGCGGCTATCTTTACCGTACTCACCTTCTTTCTTTATCCGATCTCAGAGATGATCTTACATATATCAAGTGGAAATGTTGGGCGGAGTGTCGCCAATGCTCATACATTCTTTAAGATCTTTGAGGTTCTGATCATGTTTCCAAGCACAGGCCTGATCGTAAAACTGGCGGAAAAAATTGTTCCCGGCGATGAGGAGAAGCCTTCCGCCTCTGAGCTTAATTTTATCGGGGAATACCGTTCTCCGATCTCAGCCATCCCTCAGGTCCGCCAGGAAATCTCCCGTATGGCAGAGCTTGCCAACAAAAACCTTGAACTGGCTTTCCAGGCTTTCTTAAACTGCAATACAAAGCATCTGGGTGAGATCTATCAGCGGGAAGAGGAAATCGACAGCTTAAGCCAGAAGATTACGGACTTCCTTGTCAACTCAAACCTTCAGGAACTGCCGGTCGGTGACCGTGAGATCCTGGGCAGTATGTTCTATGCCGTTGGGGATATTGAACGGATCGGTGACCTTGCCGAGAACTTCGCTGACAGCGCCCGTTCCGCAGCTGACCACAATTCCCGCCTGAGCAAGGATGCCAAGCGTGAACTGGTCAATATGTATAACGCAGTTTCTGCTCTGCTTGAGGATGCCGTTGTGATCTTTAAAGAACATAAAAAAGAAATGATTCCTGAATTTTATAAACACGAACAGGCCATCGATGCCATGGAGCGCCGCTATCAAAAGCGCCATCTAAACAGAATGGCCCAGGGCATCTGTGAGCCCCGGGCCGGTCTGTTATTTTCTGATATGCTTTCATCCCTGGAGCGGATCGCTGACCATGGAACAAATATTGCATTCTCCGTGATGGATCCGTCTGACGAAGAACTGCTGGTTGAATCATGACAGATGCATGATCTTATAGTCTAATTTCTGTACCTTTGTGTGAACGCGGGTGTTATCAAGCATTTTGATGAGACGCCTGTGTTCTTCCTCCGGTACCCCTTCTTTGTGATCCAGGAAATCAAAATCAATCTCTTCTTCCTCGTCACTTGTATTTACAAGCAGAAGGTAAGCTCCCTGGTTACACGGTTCCCCAAAGACATCCTTTGTTCCCGGAACAAATCTGAGAATCGCCAAAACATGTTTTGATGCGGCGATATAAAGGGCATAACCCGTCTGCAGGATCTTCTCTCTGCTCCGGAAAACGGAAACTGTTTTCAGTTCCTCAAATATCTTTGTGTCATGTTTAAACATCGGTCCCCTGTTAAAAGGATCCATCAATCCGTTCATTCCATATTCATCTCCATAATAGATCGATGGGATTCCCGGAATAAAAAACTGGATCGCAAAAGCCAGCCTGGAAAGCCTTGCTCCTTTGCGGTCATTTTCTGATGTGACCACATAGTCAATCTGATTTTCCCTGGACGGCAGCATCTCATTCATGCCTGATGCCAGAGTGGTCCGGATCCTTGGGATATCATGAGATGACAGCAGGTTCATCACGCTGTAATAAAACGGTTTTGGATAGTTACACTGCTGCCCCAGCAAAAACTGCTGCATTGCATACGCGTCCTCATTCCCAAGCAGATAGTTGACACAGTTTACTTTAAACGGATAGTTCATGGTACTGTCAAGCCCTTTGCCGAGAGCATACTTTCTCTTGACGCCGTAGCTCTCTTTGGTGGTGACATCCTCCCAGACTTCCCCGATCAAAGCGTAATTCTTAAACATCTTTTTCATTGTCTTGCGCATCAGGAAAATAAACTCATCCGGAAGCTCATCCGCTACATCCAGGCGGAATCCGGAAGCCCCCAGAGTAAACCAGTGCTTTAATACGGAGTCTTTTCCCGTGATGATATACGATAAAAAGCGTTCATTCAGTTCATTGACTTCCGGAAGGCTTCTAAATCCCCACCAGCTTTTGTAGTCTCCTTTACTGTCAAAGGAGTACCAGTCATAAAACGGCGACTCCTGGCTCTGATATGCGCCGACACTCTTATAATTTCCATTCTTGTTAAAGTAAAGGCTGTCTGCCCCTGTATGGGAGAAAACACCATCCAAAATAATATGGATCCCTTTTCTTCTTGCAACTTCACATAACTCTCTGAAGTCCTCATTATCCCCAAGGAACGGATCTACTTTTTTATAATTGCCGGTATTGTACCTGTGATTGGAACTGGACTCCACAATCGGATTCAGATAGATGCATGTAACACCCAGCTTTTTCAAATCATCCAGGTGCTTTTTGATCCCTTCCAGATCCCCGCCGAAGAAATCACACGGATCGTAGAATTCTTTTCCCTCCATCGGCCCGAACAGCGGCCGTTCTTCCCAGCTTTTGTGCACGTAAATATCACGGCCCATTTTTCTATGGTATTCTTCTCCCTTTTCGGTGTTTTGCCGGTTTCCCTGGCAGAACCGGTCCGGGAATATCTGATACATAATGCCTTTTGAAAGCCATCTAGGCGTTTCAAACCCTCTTTCGTATACAGTTATCTGAAAACCGCGGACATCTTCCTCTACCTGCATACCCTCTCCGCAGGTGCGTCCCGGCTTTGCCCCGTAATAATACGTGTAGTTCCCTTCTGTGATCCTGAAGTAATACCATAGGATACACGCTTTTTCCGGCATCTCTATGATACATTCATAGATGCCCTTTTTCTCTCTCATTGGAAAGGTCTTATGATACTCTTCCGAAAATAAGACCACTTCCACAGTCGCAGCAGTTCCCTCTAAGGCAAAAAGGCGAAGTTTTACCTCTTCGCCTTTTGTGACAGCCCCGATGGGTTCTCTGTACTGCTCAATTGATGCATTATGGATCATGTTCTCTCACCCTGCCTATTTATATGTTGGTAAATTCCAGATCTTATCATTGTACTCTTCGATTGTACGGTCAGAAGAGAAAAATCCGGATTTGGCGGTATTAATCACCGCTTTTTTCACCCATTCATCATGGTGATTGATATAAGTGTCATATACCTTCTCAAATTCTTCCACATAAGAAGGCAGATCATACAGGACAAAGTACTGATCTGGTATATTATACTCCCCAAACAGCAGAGACTGATAAATATCAGAGTATTTTCTCTTACCGTACCGAGGAAGTTCCCCTGCGATCAGACAGTTACACACTTCACGGATCATTGGGTTTTTCTCAAAAATGGTACCCGGGTTGTAAGTCCGGTATTGTTTCATAGAATTAATCTCATCCACAGTGGCTCCGAAAATAAAGATATTATCGTCCCCTACCTGTTCAAAGATCTCCACATTGGCGCCGTCCATGGTACCGAGTGTCAAAGCACCGTTCATCATAAACTTCATGTTTCCGGTTCCGGAAGCTTCCAGTCCGGCTGTGGAAAGCTGCTCGCTGATGTCCGCTGCCGGGATCAGAACTTCTGCCACAGACACAGAGTAGTTCTCTACAAAGACAACCTGCATCTTATCTTTGGTATCCGGATCGTTGTTGACCATATCCCCGATGGAATTGATCAGACGAATGATCTCCTTAGCCCTCTGGTATCCAGGAGCCGCTTTCGCACCGAAAATAAAGGTGATCGGTTTGCTTAAGAAGTCCGGATTTTTCTTCACCTGTTTGTACAGATAAATAATATGAAGGCATTTTAACAGCTGTCTCTTATACTCATGAAGACGTTTGCACTGTACATCGATCAGAGAATCCGGATTAATCTCGATGCCCTGTTTCTGTTTCAGATACTTGGCGAGCCTTTTTTTATTGCGCTGCTTGATGGCGTCATACTTTTTGCAGAAGTCTGCGTTGTCTGCCAACGGAAGGATCTTCTCAAACAGACGGTAGTCTGAAAGAATGTCACCCCTGACATGTTCCTGAATCAGGTCGCACAGTTCCGGATTTGCCAGGGCAAGCCATCTTCTGTGGGTGATACCGTTGGTAATGGCAAGATACTTCTGAGGATAAATATTGTAGGAATCGTGGAACAGATTCGTTTTCAAAATGTCTCCGTGAAGTTGTGACACCCCGTTTACCCTGTGGCAGACTGCCACGCACAGGTTGGCCATACGGATCTGGTTATTGCCGATGATGGACATATAGGCGATCTTCGCCTCGTCGTTTGGATAATAAGTCCTTAAGCGCTCACAGTACTTCTGGTTCATGATGCAGATGATCTGATAGATCCTCGGCAGCAGAAGTTTGAACATATTTTCGTCCCAGCACTCCAGGGCTTCAGCCATGATCGTATGGTTCGTATAATTGAAGATCTGGCTTACAATATCCTCTGCTTCCTCCCATCCAAAGCCTTCCTCATCCATGAGGATCCTCATAAGTTCCGGAATGGCCAGGGTAGGATGGGTATCGTTGATCTGCACTGCGGCATACTCAGGCAGTGTATGGAGATCTCCTCTTTTTTCCTTGTGATTTTTCACCATGAGCTGCATGGTCGCAGACGTCAGGAAGTAGAACTGTTTTAATCTTAAAAGTTTTCCCTGCATATGGTCATCTGCCGGATACAGCACCTTGGAGATTACCTCTGCAAACTCTGAATCAGCAGAAGCCTTCTCATATCTTCCCTCATTAAAGGAGTGCAGGTCGAAATTCTGTTTGCTTCTTGCGCTCCAAAGTCTCAATGTAGCAGGAGCGTTTGTCTTGTATCCCATCACTGGTACATCGTAAGGGACTGCAAGCACCGTATGATAGTTGTAATGCTCAATCTTTAATCCGTCCTCGGTCCAGTTTTCTTTGATCTCACCGTTAAAGCGAACCTCCATGGCAAGCTCCGGTCGTTCCACCTCCCATACAAAACCGTCTCTCAGCCAGTCATCCTCTACCTCTACCTGACTGCCGTCAATGATCTTCTGCTGGAACAGACCATATTCATAGCGGATACCGCATCCGATGGCCGGCAGGTTCAGTGTGGACAAGGAATCCAGGAAACATGCGGCCAAACGTCCCAATCCGCCGTTTCCAAGTCCAGGATCACTCTCCTCGTCTAAGATGTCATCGAAATCGATTCCCATCTTCTCAAACGCTTCTTTGTAGTCCTTAAAGACCCCGGAATTGATCAGGTTGTTGCTGTACGCTCTTCCCATAAGGAATTCTGCGGACATATAATATAACTTTTTCAGCCCCAGATCCTCTGTCTTCTTCCGGCTCTTTGTCCAGAGATGCATGATATCATCCCGAATGCAGCCAGCTCCGGCTTTATAAAGCTCATCCCTGGTTGCCTCCTCCAATGTTGTTCCGAAATTATTGTTCAGTTTGTTTTCAACATTGCTGATGATCTCCTGAACTTTGCTGTTATTGTTTACAATTTTCATCCTCTGTTGCTCCTTTCACCAGTTGTCTAAAGAATGCTCTGGTATAATTCTAGATATTTTCTGGCTGATGACGCAAAACTATTGTCAGACTCCATCGCCCTTTGGATCAGGCCTTTCTTACGCTTTGGACTGCGCAGTGTATTCAATGCGTAACGGATGACTCCAAGCATCTCGTGTGCATTATAATTTCTGAAAGAAAATCCGTTTCCTGTCTCTTCAAATTCATTGTAGCTTTGAACCGTGTCACAAAGCCCACCTGTTTCACGGACGATCGGCAGAGTTCCATACCGAAGCGCGATCATCTGAGAAATACCGCATGGTTCAAATTTGGAAGGCATAAGGAACAGGTCGCTGGCCGCATAAATCTGATGAGCCACCGCATTGTTGTATGCGATATATGAGCATACTCTACCCTTATACTTATTCTCCATAAAGCGGAAAAATTCTTCGTAATCATGGTCGCCGGTGCCTAACACAACGAAAGCAATATCCTCCGTACATATAAGTTCATCCAGAATATACTTAACTAGATCCAACCCCTTCTGTGCGGTCAGGCGGCTTACCATGCCTATGATCGGTACCCCCGGAGATATATTAAGCCCCAGGTCCCTGATCAGCTTTTCTTTGTTCTTCTTTTTCCCAGTCAGATCATCCTTGTTAAAATGATATTCCAGGTAAGGATCCGTCTCGGGATCAAACTCTTCTGTGTTGATGCCGTTTACGATTCCCCATGTATCCCACGCTCTGGCATTTAAGATACCTT
Coding sequences within:
- a CDS encoding Na/Pi cotransporter family protein, whose product is MSSFLLPMAGGLGLFLYGMKLMSDGLEKAAGARLRGILEFFTTNRFSGMLVGIFFTAIIQSSSASTVMVVSFVNAGLMNLSQAAGVILGANIGTTVTSQLVAFNLSDAAPIFLMSGVVMVMFVQNPRIKKAGEVVLGFGVLFTGLTTMSSTMSFLKDSPAVMNALAGLDNHFAAVLIGFVITAILQSSSVTVSIVLLMASQGLLDLPICFFIILGCNMGSCVSALLASLSGKKNAKRAAVIHFLFNIFGSAAIFTVLTFFLYPISEMILHISSGNVGRSVANAHTFFKIFEVLIMFPSTGLIVKLAEKIVPGDEEKPSASELNFIGEYRSPISAIPQVRQEISRMAELANKNLELAFQAFLNCNTKHLGEIYQREEEIDSLSQKITDFLVNSNLQELPVGDREILGSMFYAVGDIERIGDLAENFADSARSAADHNSRLSKDAKRELVNMYNAVSALLEDAVVIFKEHKKEMIPEFYKHEQAIDAMERRYQKRHLNRMAQGICEPRAGLLFSDMLSSLERIADHGTNIAFSVMDPSDEELLVES
- a CDS encoding glycoside hydrolase family 13 protein → MIHNASIEQYREPIGAVTKGEEVKLRLFALEGTAATVEVVLFSEEYHKTFPMREKKGIYECIIEMPEKACILWYYFRITEGNYTYYYGAKPGRTCGEGMQVEEDVRGFQITVYERGFETPRWLSKGIMYQIFPDRFCQGNRQNTEKGEEYHRKMGRDIYVHKSWEERPLFGPMEGKEFYDPCDFFGGDLEGIKKHLDDLKKLGVTCIYLNPIVESSSNHRYNTGNYKKVDPFLGDNEDFRELCEVARRKGIHIILDGVFSHTGADSLYFNKNGNYKSVGAYQSQESPFYDWYSFDSKGDYKSWWGFRSLPEVNELNERFLSYIITGKDSVLKHWFTLGASGFRLDVADELPDEFIFLMRKTMKKMFKNYALIGEVWEDVTTKESYGVKRKYALGKGLDSTMNYPFKVNCVNYLLGNEDAYAMQQFLLGQQCNYPKPFYYSVMNLLSSHDIPRIRTTLASGMNEMLPSRENQIDYVVTSENDRKGARLSRLAFAIQFFIPGIPSIYYGDEYGMNGLMDPFNRGPMFKHDTKIFEELKTVSVFRSREKILQTGYALYIAASKHVLAILRFVPGTKDVFGEPCNQGAYLLLVNTSDEEEEIDFDFLDHKEGVPEEEHRRLIKMLDNTRVHTKVQKLDYKIMHLS
- a CDS encoding glycogen/starch/alpha-glucan phosphorylase — protein: MKIVNNNSKVQEIISNVENKLNNNFGTTLEEATRDELYKAGAGCIRDDIMHLWTKSRKKTEDLGLKKLYYMSAEFLMGRAYSNNLINSGVFKDYKEAFEKMGIDFDDILDEESDPGLGNGGLGRLAACFLDSLSTLNLPAIGCGIRYEYGLFQQKIIDGSQVEVEDDWLRDGFVWEVERPELAMEVRFNGEIKENWTEDGLKIEHYNYHTVLAVPYDVPVMGYKTNAPATLRLWSARSKQNFDLHSFNEGRYEKASADSEFAEVISKVLYPADDHMQGKLLRLKQFYFLTSATMQLMVKNHKEKRGDLHTLPEYAAVQINDTHPTLAIPELMRILMDEEGFGWEEAEDIVSQIFNYTNHTIMAEALECWDENMFKLLLPRIYQIICIMNQKYCERLRTYYPNDEAKIAYMSIIGNNQIRMANLCVAVCHRVNGVSQLHGDILKTNLFHDSYNIYPQKYLAITNGITHRRWLALANPELCDLIQEHVRGDILSDYRLFEKILPLADNADFCKKYDAIKQRNKKRLAKYLKQKQGIEINPDSLIDVQCKRLHEYKRQLLKCLHIIYLYKQVKKNPDFLSKPITFIFGAKAAPGYQRAKEIIRLINSIGDMVNNDPDTKDKMQVVFVENYSVSVAEVLIPAADISEQLSTAGLEASGTGNMKFMMNGALTLGTMDGANVEIFEQVGDDNIFIFGATVDEINSMKQYRTYNPGTIFEKNPMIREVCNCLIAGELPRYGKRKYSDIYQSLLFGEYNIPDQYFVLYDLPSYVEEFEKVYDTYINHHDEWVKKAVINTAKSGFFSSDRTIEEYNDKIWNLPTYK
- the glgA gene encoding glycogen synthase GlgA, whose translation is MNKRNECMMNVLMVAAECAPFVKLGGLADVIGTLPKELNKLQVDARVMMPFHRQIKDKYAAQTKHMADFFVHFAGREVYVGVEGLFFNDVTYYFIDNEEYFGDAVYRGGDAEGEQYAFFCRAVVEAAGRIGFLPDVLHCNDWQTGLIPLLLKTQYSHWEIGRARTIFTIHNMMYQGEYSFDAFHHWLGIDPRYDTPEFMHNYECASFMKAALVFADRISTVSPTYAQEIKTPEFSYRLEGILNARAWDTWGIVNGINTEEFDPETDPYLEYHFNKDDLTGKKKNKEKLIRDLGLNISPGVPIIGMVSRLTAQKGLDLVKYILDELICTEDIAFVVLGTGDHDYEEFFRFMENKYKGRVCSYIAYNNAVAHQIYAASDLFLMPSKFEPCGISQMIALRYGTLPIVRETGGLCDTVQSYNEFEETGNGFSFRNYNAHEMLGVIRYALNTLRSPKRKKGLIQRAMESDNSFASSARKYLELYQSIL